GGGCGAGCGCCGCGGCCATGGCCCGCTCGGGCTGGATGGAGGCGTGCAGGTAGCCGCTGTTGAGGCCGATCACCGACGGCGGGGGCGCGGCCAGGCAGGCCAGCACCCCGGAGGCGTCCACCGAGCGCGGAACGATCTCCCCGGGGGTCTCGGCGCTGAGGGCGACCTCCTGCCAGGAGGTGTCCCCGGTCGGGGGGAGCGGCGTACGGGGCGCGGCGCGGAAGACGCCCGCGCCGGGCCGGGTGACGACAAGGCCCTCGGCGGCGAGCTGCGCCAGGGCCCGGGAGACGGTGACGGGGCTGACCCGGTAGCGATCGACCAGGGCCCGACTCGACGGCAGCTTTCCACCTACCGAGTAGCGGTCGAGTTCGGACCTCAGGGAATCCGCCAGCTCCGCCACACTGCTACGCTCATACATGACAGCACACAATAGCGCTACTCTCCCGACCCCGATAGCGGTGAAGAATCCGCCGCGACCCCGGGGCGGTCGGCGCGGCACGGCTCTCGCCTCGCTCGGCGTCGTCGCCTTCTCGCTGACCTTCCCCGCCACCGCCTGGGGGCTGGAGAGCTTCGGCCCGTGGTCGCTGGTGGCCTTGCGGAGCGTCCTGGCGGCCGCGATCGCGGGCGCCTTCCTGCTGGCCCGCCGGGTCCGGCCGCCGGCCCGCGAGCACTGGGCCGGCCTCGCCGTCGTCGCCGGCGGGGTGGTCGTCGGCTTTCCGCTGCTGACGACCCTGGCGCTGCGGACGTCCACCACCTCGCACGCCGCCGTCGTCGTCGGCCTGCTGCCTCTGACCACGGCCGCGCTGTCCGCGCTGCGCACCGGCGCCCGCCCCCCGAGGGCCTTCTGGGCCGCGGCGGTGGCCGGGGCGGCGGTGGTGCTCGGTTTCACCCTCGCGCAGAGCGGCGGCTCCCTCTCCGCCGGTGACGGCTTCCTGTTCGCCGCCCTGCTGGTGTGCGCCGCCGGTTACACCGAGGGCGGGCGTCTGGCCCGTACGCTGCCGGGCTGGCAGGTGGTCGGCTGGGCCCTGGTGCTGTGCCTGCCCCTCACCGTGGCCGGCTCCGTGCTCGGGCTCCTGTACGAGCCGGTGCGCCTCACCGGCCACGGGCTGGCGGGACTGGTCTGGGCGGCGGCCGGGTCCACCTTCCTCGGCCTGTACGTCTGGTACCGGGGCATGGCGGAGATCGGAGCGCCCCGGGCCAGCCAGCTGCAGCTCGCCCAGCCGCTGCTGACCCTCGTCTGGTCCGTGGCGCTCCTCGGGGAACGGCTCGCCCCCGCCGCACCGGCCGCCGCCTGCGCGGTTCTCGTATGCATCGCGGTGACCCAACGGGTCAAACAGCCGCGAAACGACCTAAACTGCTAGCACCGGATCGGAGCGCCACCGAGGAGGTCAGACATGCGAGCTACCGAGGGCGACCAGCTGGTGCAGCACGGCAGGATCGTCGGACAACCCGACAAGGTGGGCGAGATCACCCAGGTGCTCGGTGAGAACGGGACGCCCCCGTACCGGGTCCGCTTCCAGGACGGACACGAAGCACTCATGGCTCCGGGACCCGACTGCGTGGTCCGCCACCCCGCGGAGACCCAGCACTGACTCACCGCGGCGGCACGGCCGAGCCGTAGTGGTCGGCGACCACACGTGCCATCGCCCCGTTGGGGTCCGCGGCCACCTGCTTCGCCGAGAAGTAGACATGGCCGCGGACCTCCGGGTACCCGCGGGCGAGGCGCACGTGCCTGGACAGCTCCGCCGGATCACGCCAGGCCGCGGTGGGGCTGTCGGACGCGCAGCGGTACAGCCCCTCCCCCACGTACAGGGCCACGCCGGTGCCCGCGACGGTCTTGGCCCACCAGGGGACGAGTTCCGCGTAGTCTGCCGTCGGGTGCCCGATGTGCCAGTAGGCCTGGGGCACGACGTAGTCGATCCAGCGCTGCCTGACCCACTTGCGGGTGTCCGCGTACAGGTCGTCGTACGCGGAGAGCCCGCGGGTCCGGGAACCGGCCGGGTCGCGGTCGGAGTTGCGCCAGATCCCGAAGGGGCTGACACCGAACCTGACGGCGGGCCGCAGGGCACGCAGCCGTCCGGACATCTCGCGCACCAGGGTGTCGGTGTTGTGGCGGCGCCAGGCCGCCCGTGACGAGAAGCCGCCGCCGTGCTCCTCGTAGGCCGCGTCGTCGTCGAAGTACTCGCCGGCCACCGGATAGGGGTAGAAGTAGTCGTCCCAGTGGACCGCGTCCAGCGGGTAGCGGGTGACGGCGTCGAGCATGGCGTCCTGCACGAACCGCCGCACCTCGGGCACCCCGGGGTTGTAGTAGAGCTTCCCGCCGTACTCGACGGTCCAGCCGTCCTGGCGCGCCGGATGGTCGGGCACCAGCCGTGCGAAGTCGGTGTGGTTGGCCACCCGGTACGGATTGAACCAGGCGTGCAGCTCCAGCCCTCGGGCGTGCGCCTCCGCGACGGCCGTGCCCAGGGGATCCCAGCCAGGATCGACGCCCTGCTCCCCCGTGAGCCACTGCGACCAGGGTTCGTACGGGGAGGGCCACAGCGCGTCGGCCGCGGGCCGGACCTGGAGGATCACGGCGTTGAGGCGGCGGCGCACGGCGGTGTCGAGGAGGGCGAGCAGCTGCCCCCGCTGCGTCGCCGCGGACAGCCCGCTGCGCGAGGGCCAGTCCACGTTGGAGACGGTGGCGATCCACATCCCGCGGAACTCGGGGGTCACGGCGCCGCCGCCGTAGGGTGGTCCCGAGCTCCGCGGCGCGGCGAGGGCCGGTCCCCCCGTCGCGGCGGTGATCACCGCCGCCGCTCCTGCCAGCAGTGCCCGTCGGCCGATGTGCGCCATGTGACGACTCCGTTTCGCTGAGTGACGATGCGAGGCTGTCCGCTCAGCATGCCCGCCCCGGCCCGCCGCGCCGCGCAAGGGCGGGAGTAACGTCGGGGGGCGTGGCGGGCGCCGGAATCGTACGGGGGACCCGCCGACGGATGAGCTGCGAAAGGCACGAAGTGACTGACCTCCCTTCCGACATCACACGGGTCGGCGTAGTGGGCTGTGGCCAGATGGGCGCTGGTATCGCCGAGGTGTGCGCCCGAAGCGGCCTTGAGGTCAAGGTCGCCGAGACCACCGGCGAAGCCCTGGAGATCGGCCGTACCCGGCTGCACAACTCCCTGACCAAGGCCGCCGAACGCGGCAAGATCACCGAGGAGGAGCGGGACGCCACCCTGGCCCGCCTCACCTTCACCACCGACCTCGGCGAGTTCGCCGACCGCGACCTCGTCATCGAGGCCGTCGTCGAGAACGAGCAGGTCAAGACCGAGATCTTCCAGGTCCTCGACCAGGTGATCACCCGCCCGGACGCGATCCTGGCCTCCAACACCTCCTCGATCCCGCTGGTCAAGCTGGCCGTCGCGACCTCGCGGCCCGACCAGGTCATCGGCATCCACTTCTTCAACCCGGCCCCCGTGCAGAAGCTCGTCGAGCTGATCCCGGCGCTGACCACCGGCGAGGAGACCATCAAGCGGGCAGAGGTCCTGGTGCGGGACGTGCTCGGCAAGCACGCGGTCCGCGCCCAGGACCGTTCCGGCTTCGTCGTCAACGCGCTCCTCGTCCCCTACCTGCTCTCCGCGATCCGCATGTTCGAGTCCGGCATCGCGAGCCGCGAGGACATCGACAACGGCATGGAGCTCGGCTGCGCCCACCCCATGGGTCCGCTGAAGCTGTCCGACCTCATCGGCCTGGACACCATCGCCTCGATCGCCGACTCGATGTACGCCGAGTACAAGGAGCCGCTGTACGCCGCTCCCCCGCTGCTCCAGCGCATGGTCGACGCCGGCCGCCTGGGCCGCAAGACGGGCGCGGGCTTCTACCCGTACGGCTGACCGCCCGGGCGGACCCCGCCTACCGGCCGAGCCGCAGGTGGTGCAGCAGGAGCAGCCCGGCCGCCATGTTGGCGGCCGGGATCTCCCCGTCCGCGATCATGTCCGGCACCAGCTTGAGGGGGACCCACTCCCGGCGCGAGGACTCGAAGTCGTCCTCGGGGTGGCCGGTGTAGGTGGCCCCGTCCGCCCAGTACAGGTGGTGGCGGGCGTCGGTCAGCCCGTTGGACGGCTCGACGGTCATCAGGTGGTGGAGCGGGCCGGGCCGCCAGCCCGACTCCTCCTCCATCTCGCGGGCCGCCGCGGCCGCGATGTCCTCGCCGTCCTCGACCACCCCGGCGGGCAGTTCCCAGCCCCAGCTGTCGGTGATGAAGCGGTGCCGCCAGAGCAGCAGCACCTCGTTGGCCTCGTTGACGGCCGTGGCCACGGCCACCGGGCGCAGCCGGATCACGAAGTGGTCCAGGTGCCGGCCGTCGGGAAGTTCCACATCGGCGAGATTCACGTCGAACCAGCGGTTCTTGTACACAGTCTGCTCACTCAGGTTCGTCCACTGCACGGCTGTGCCACCTTCCGTTCGAGTAGGTGGCAAACATCGCAGCAGCTGCCCTGTCACAGGGGAACGCGCAGTGCCCCGTCGATCAGCCGCACGGTCTCCTGCGCGTCCGAACAACCGCTGGTCAGCAGCTGTTCACGGACCGCCCGAAGCCGGTCGCGCAACCGCAGCGACTCCATCCCCCGGGCCCGCTCGGCCATCTCCGCCGCTCCAGCGGCCGCCCGGTCCGCCTCTCCCTGGCGGAGCTGGATCTCGCAGAGCATCGCCAGCCGGTGCACCCGCCCCCGGTCGTGCGCGGGCGTGCCGACGGCGGCTGCGGCCTGCACCCGCGCCGCCTCCAGATCCCCCAGACTGAGCAGGGCCTCGGCGACCTGCACGTTGACGAGGCCCGGCTGTACGTAGCCGGTCTCGTCCGGCTCACTGCCCGGGCGGATCCGCGCGGCGGCCTTCTCCGCGCCCCGGATGCACGCCAGCGCGGCCTGCGCGTCACCGAGTTGGGCGTACGCCTTGGCCTGCATGGCGTGCAGGTCGGCGGCGAGCGCCGGGGTGGTGTGCCGGCCGGCCGCGCGCAGCGCCGCCTCGGCGAAGGCGACGGCCTGGCGGTACTCCCGCAGGTGCAGGCACTGGTTGACGATCAGGGCGATCACGTACGCCCCGAGCCCCCGGTCCCCGCTCGCCTTGGCCAGCCGCAGCGCCTGGTGGAAGTAGCGCTGGGCCAGTCCGTGCGCGTCCGAGTCGTACGCGCAGATCCCCGCCACCGCCACCAGGGAGCCGGAGGCCCGGTGCAGCCGGCGGCCGAGGTTGTCGGGGTAACTCCCGCGCAGCATCGGCGCGGTCTCGTTCCCGAGGAAGCGGACGATCCGGTCGCGGGTGGCCATGCCGCCGGCCCGGCGGTACATCAGCTCGTAGTGGGCGCGGGCGGCCTTGAGGATCTCGACGTGCTCGGGGCCGATCCGGTTCGGGCCGTCACGCGAGACGTCGGCGTCCTCGGGCGGGTTCTCCCATTCCCACACCGGGATGACGGCCGGGGTGCCCGTCACCGCCTCGGCGGTGAGGAGTTGGGGCCGGGCCTGCCCGTCGGAGCGCCACAGGGCCGCGGCCCGGTCCACGAACCCGCTCAGCGGGGAGGCGTGCAGGGAGACCGGCTGGTCCGGCACCCCGAGGCCGATGTCGTCCAGCCCCACGGGCCGCCGCAGCCGGCCCCCGAGCACCTCGCAGATCAGGTCGGGGACCTGGCCGCGCGGGCGCTGCCCCTTCAACCACCGGTTCACGGCGGTGTGTTCGTAGCGCAGGGCCAGTCCGCGGGTGCGCCCCGCCTGGTTCACGTGGGCGGCGAGCCCGGCGTGGGACATGCCCGCCTCCGCGAGGAGGGCATCGAGCAGGACATTGGGCTGCATGGGCCGCTCCCGGAGCTCGTCGGTATCAGGCTAGAGGCTGCGCGGTTCACGCGGGGTGCACTGCGTTCAATTCACACGGGGTGTGAAGCAAGTACGCGCATAAATGCGATCCGCACTCTGCCGCACGGGCCCCCGGACGCGCTTCACTGAAGACCCTCGCCAAGAGGAGCCCGGGTCGTCGGCTCCCCCTCGAACAGTGCGACGACCCGTACCGCGCCGCCCGTCCTGCTGTCTGCCCGACACTCCATGGCAGGCGGGCGGCGCCTTCCGGTTCCGTCGGCGCCCGGTTGGTCGCCGGGCCCCGGCAGCGGACCGGACCGGA
This DNA window, taken from Streptomyces sp. TN58, encodes the following:
- a CDS encoding DMT family transporter; translation: MTAHNSATLPTPIAVKNPPRPRGGRRGTALASLGVVAFSLTFPATAWGLESFGPWSLVALRSVLAAAIAGAFLLARRVRPPAREHWAGLAVVAGGVVVGFPLLTTLALRTSTTSHAAVVVGLLPLTTAALSALRTGARPPRAFWAAAVAGAAVVLGFTLAQSGGSLSAGDGFLFAALLVCAAGYTEGGRLARTLPGWQVVGWALVLCLPLTVAGSVLGLLYEPVRLTGHGLAGLVWAAAGSTFLGLYVWYRGMAEIGAPRASQLQLAQPLLTLVWSVALLGERLAPAAPAAACAVLVCIAVTQRVKQPRNDLNC
- a CDS encoding DUF1918 domain-containing protein, whose amino-acid sequence is MRATEGDQLVQHGRIVGQPDKVGEITQVLGENGTPPYRVRFQDGHEALMAPGPDCVVRHPAETQH
- a CDS encoding glycoside hydrolase family 10 protein codes for the protein MAHIGRRALLAGAAAVITAATGGPALAAPRSSGPPYGGGAVTPEFRGMWIATVSNVDWPSRSGLSAATQRGQLLALLDTAVRRRLNAVILQVRPAADALWPSPYEPWSQWLTGEQGVDPGWDPLGTAVAEAHARGLELHAWFNPYRVANHTDFARLVPDHPARQDGWTVEYGGKLYYNPGVPEVRRFVQDAMLDAVTRYPLDAVHWDDYFYPYPVAGEYFDDDAAYEEHGGGFSSRAAWRRHNTDTLVREMSGRLRALRPAVRFGVSPFGIWRNSDRDPAGSRTRGLSAYDDLYADTRKWVRQRWIDYVVPQAYWHIGHPTADYAELVPWWAKTVAGTGVALYVGEGLYRCASDSPTAAWRDPAELSRHVRLARGYPEVRGHVYFSAKQVAADPNGAMARVVADHYGSAVPPR
- a CDS encoding 3-hydroxybutyryl-CoA dehydrogenase, translated to MSCERHEVTDLPSDITRVGVVGCGQMGAGIAEVCARSGLEVKVAETTGEALEIGRTRLHNSLTKAAERGKITEEERDATLARLTFTTDLGEFADRDLVIEAVVENEQVKTEIFQVLDQVITRPDAILASNTSSIPLVKLAVATSRPDQVIGIHFFNPAPVQKLVELIPALTTGEETIKRAEVLVRDVLGKHAVRAQDRSGFVVNALLVPYLLSAIRMFESGIASREDIDNGMELGCAHPMGPLKLSDLIGLDTIASIADSMYAEYKEPLYAAPPLLQRMVDAGRLGRKTGAGFYPYG
- a CDS encoding NUDIX hydrolase, translated to MQWTNLSEQTVYKNRWFDVNLADVELPDGRHLDHFVIRLRPVAVATAVNEANEVLLLWRHRFITDSWGWELPAGVVEDGEDIAAAAAREMEEESGWRPGPLHHLMTVEPSNGLTDARHHLYWADGATYTGHPEDDFESSRREWVPLKLVPDMIADGEIPAANMAAGLLLLHHLRLGR
- a CDS encoding transcriptional regulator — encoded protein: MQPNVLLDALLAEAGMSHAGLAAHVNQAGRTRGLALRYEHTAVNRWLKGQRPRGQVPDLICEVLGGRLRRPVGLDDIGLGVPDQPVSLHASPLSGFVDRAAALWRSDGQARPQLLTAEAVTGTPAVIPVWEWENPPEDADVSRDGPNRIGPEHVEILKAARAHYELMYRRAGGMATRDRIVRFLGNETAPMLRGSYPDNLGRRLHRASGSLVAVAGICAYDSDAHGLAQRYFHQALRLAKASGDRGLGAYVIALIVNQCLHLREYRQAVAFAEAALRAAGRHTTPALAADLHAMQAKAYAQLGDAQAALACIRGAEKAAARIRPGSEPDETGYVQPGLVNVQVAEALLSLGDLEAARVQAAAAVGTPAHDRGRVHRLAMLCEIQLRQGEADRAAAGAAEMAERARGMESLRLRDRLRAVREQLLTSGCSDAQETVRLIDGALRVPL